In Desulfovibrio legallii, the DNA window TCCGTCGGGTGCTTTTCATTATACCTCTCCTTGATTTTGCCGATACAGGACGGGCGGGGCCGAGGCAGCCCCGGACGCTCCACTCTGTGCCGCGCCCGTGCGCGGCGTTCTTCCGCATCGGGGGGAATTGTTGTCACCCTATTCCAAAAATCGTGATAGTGCAAGGCTGTGCCATTATTTACAAGAGTCCTCGCCGGTTTTGCCGTCGCGGCCATCTATGCAGAATAGCATACCATTCGGCAGGCGCGGACAGATTCTGGCCCGTGCGCGCCAAAAAAGACGGACTGCCGCTTTTCGGGTGCCCGCCGCGTGGGCGTCGCCTGCCAGGGAGGGGCACGCCCCAAGGGCAACCACGGGTACGCCCTGTTGCCTCGCTGAAGGGGAAAAAAGTTTTTTGAAGGGGATGGGGGGCGTGGGGGGAGGAAGAGGAAACGTTTGGTCAGCTTAGCCCGTTACGACGAAGGAGCTTAGCCCGTTACGACGAAGGAGCTTAGCCCGTTACGACGAAGGAGCTTAGCCCGTTACGACGAAGGAAGTTACGGGCGAAGACAGCAGCGCTAGTTACGGGCGAAGACAGCAGCGCTAGTTACGGGCGAAGACAGCAGCGCTCAAAAGTTTCCCCTTCCCCCCACACAAAAACCATTCTCTCGTGCGGCCGCGCGGGGGATCGCGCCCCGCGCGGCCTGGCCGTGGGTCAGCGCCCTGTGGCCTGAGGAGTGCGCGGCCTTGGGGGCCGCAGGCGCACCAGGCAGCCTGGCCGCACGGCGGAACGGGTAGAAGAGGGAAAGGCGACGGCCGTGTTCTGCTCCAGCAGCAGCTCCAGCACGCCGCGGGGCTTGGGGGGCAGGGCCTGGGCCACGGCCTGGCCCAAGGGGCGGCCTTGCGGGTCCAGCACGGCGCAGGGCGTGCCCGGCGCGGGGGCGGGCGCGCCCAGGAGCAGACACCAGAGGCGCCGGCCTGTTGCCTCGGCCTGCACGCGCAGCACCTCGCCGCAGCCCAGGGCCGCCAGCAGACGCTGGCAGCGGCTGCCCAGGGCAAAGACCAGCACGCCCGCCACAAGGACGGGCAAAAACAAGCTCGCCGCCAGGATAAAGGGGCTCCAGCCCAGCAGCCTTTGCAGCAGGGAAAGGGCGGCCGCGCGCCGGGCGCTGTCGTCGGCGTACACCAGCACGCTCAGGCTCTGGTCGGTGCTTGCGGGCGCGTCGCGAAAGCGGATGCGCAGGCTGTAGCGCCCCGGCTCGGCCGCGGGCCCGGCGGCCACCTGTGCGCGCCACATGCCGTTGCCCATCCAGTAGCCAGTAAAAAATCCTTCCAGGCGGAAGGTCAGGGCCGGGTCCGGCGGGTCGAAGGTGACCTGCAGATCGCTGTCCACAGGATTTTTCAGGGCTGCCGGGCCGGAGACGCTCAGGCTTTCTCCGGGGGTGAGCTCAAGCACGTCCGCGCCGGCGCGCATGAGCCCCTGGATGCCGTCGGCCAGGGCCAGCAGGGCCAGAACCAGCAGGGCGGCGCAGCACGCGCCCAGCCGTCGCTGGACGCCGCGAAAGCGCGCGTATTCACGCCAGGCGGCGTCGGACGCGGCCGCGGAAGCTGCAGGTGGCGGCGTGGGCGTATGGGGCATGGGGGTTCCCTCCTGCGACGGTTATGACCCTGCGGCGGGCGCAAAGCAAGCCTGCGGCGCGGGGGCGTCGGGCCGGGTGCGGGGATCGGCGACGTCAGGCGGCGCTGCCCGGCCGAATGGACAGGGAGGGTCGGCCGCGCGCGGGCAGGGCCTGCGGCGCGGGCTCGGCCACCTGCCAGCGGACCAGGCTTTTGCCGTGGCCGGGCAGCTCCACCAGGCTCTGTCCGACGGCGGGCCAGCGGCGGCGCACCAGGCGGGTCAGCCAGAAGGCCGCGACCCAGGCGGGCACGCTGATGCCGAAAAACCAGGCGCTGAACACCAGCTCGGAGGCCGCGGCGCTGTGCGAGGCCATATACATGGCCACAAACACGGCCGCCACCATCGTCAGGTTGGCCAGCACCCGAATAAGGCCTGCGTACAGGGATTGCCGGTAACTGTTCACGTCTTCCTCCTTTTTGCGGCGGTCAATCGTGCCGCAAGCGGCCGGGGCCGTGACGCCCCCTCGTGGGGACAGGCCTGCCAGGACCGGGGCCTCCGGACGGAGCGGTCAGGCAGAAATTCCGGGCGGCGCTTCCGGCAAAGCCGGAGCGGAACGCGTCCGCTCCGGCCGTTATATGCGGCGGAGGGGAGCCGCCGCGTGCTTACCGGGCGGGGCGGCATGATCCCCGCCCGGTCTGGGGGCTACTTCTTGAAGATATTGGTCTTGGTTACGTTCATAACGCGAATGGCCTGGCCCTTCTCCGCATTGCGGAAGGCCACACGCACTTCGTGTCCGGCCGTCCAGGCGTAGGGCGGCAGATCCAGGGCTTCGGCCGGAACCTTAAAGGTGAGCAGCGCCTTGAGCCTGGCGGAATACACGGTGATGGAGCTCTGCTCCTTATCCACCACGGGGAAGGTCTTGCCCGCCACCTTGGGGTGGTCCGCGCCGATGTTCTTTTCCACATCCGTAAACTGCACGGGCAGCTCCCGCACGCTCTTGGAGACGGGCTCGTAGATCAGCACCGCAGACTTTTTGAGGTCGATCATCAGGCGGCCGCCGGGGGTGGGCGCGGGGCCCATATCCTTGGACTCGGCGGGCAGCTTGAAGGTGTGTACGCCGCCGCTGTAGTGCGGGTTGAACTGATCGTGGGTCACGTCCACCACGATGGTCACGGTTTTTGCGGCGGGGTCGAAGGCCACGCAACGGCCCTGCTCCACCCCACCGTCAAAGTTGCAGCCGGCAAGCAGGGCGAGGGAGCCGACCATTGCCAGCGTAAGCAGCAGATTTTGCATCTTCATGGCGCGTCTCCTTTAGTTGGCGGCGGGCTGGCGCTTCTTGGCGGCCAATTCCGCCTTGGCTCCCTGCACCATCTTAACGGTGATGTAGAGGGAAATGCCCGTCACCAGGGTGAGCACCACCACGGTGGCAACAAGGCCAAGCAGCCAGTTCCAGGCCGGCAGTTCGGCCTGCAGCAGCTTGAGCAGCACGGAAAGGAGGCAGCCCACCACGGCCAGGCCGAACACAAAGCGGATGCCGTAACCCTTGACGTACTTGGTGGCCACCACGCCGATCTGCGCGCCGATGGCCGCGCCGCAAAGCATGATCAGGGCGGCCAGGAGCTCCACGCGGCCCTTGTAAGCGTAAGAAGCCGCGCCATAGAGGCCGGAGATGGCCACTTCAAAAAGGTCCGTGCCCACGGCCAGGTGCGTGGGGCAGCCCACCAGGTACACCAGGGCGGGCATGCGGATAAGCCCGCCGCCGATGCCCAGGATGCCGGCCAGCCAGCCGGTGAAGAGGCTGACGATCAGCGGCAGCCAGGCCGAGCAGGTGATGTTGGCGTGCGTATAGTGCACCACGGGCGGGATGTGGATGGCCTGCAGGCGCGAGGCCCAGTCCACGCCGGTGGCGGTGCTGTCCAGCTGCTTGTGCTGGGCCAGGGCCTCACGCTCCTTGCGCTTGCGGGCGGCGATGTCGTGGAAGACCAGCCAGGCCAGCAGGAAGAGCAGCACCACATAGAGCCAGCGCACCACTTTATCCACGGAGCCCAGGCGCTCCAGCCACATGACCATCTGCGCGCCCAGTTCCATGCCGATGATGGTTCCCACCAGCATGGTCAGGCCCAGGGCGTAGTCCACGTTGCCGAACTTGCCGTGCCGCATGGTGGAGATAAGCGATTTGCCCGCCATCTGCGCCATGTCCGTGCCGATGGCAAAAGCCATGGGGAAGCCCAGAATGTTCAGGCCGGGCGTCACCATCCACGCGCCGCCCATGCCGAAGAACCCGCCGATGATTCCCACGCCCAGCCCCAGAATGATCAGTCCCGGCCAGAAGATGTGCACGCCGGAAATGGGCATCAACATATACAACCAGTCCATATGCGCCTCCTTCCGGCTACTTTTCCGCCAGATCGCGGTGCTTGAGGTCGATGCCGATGTGCGACATGACCAGGTCGGCCAGCCACCCGAAAATCACGCCCACAACGGGGATGATGATCATGGTCAGAATGGCGAAGAAGAAATGGCTTTCATTATACATCTCCGCCCACCAGTAAAGGATGCCGTCCAGTTTGCGCGTATCCGCAACGATGACCACATCCGCCGACTTCTTGGCCGCCAGGGCCAGGGACGGCATGGCCGCGACCATCAGGGCGCAGCCGGCGATCCAGGTCCAGCACTTCCGTAGTCTGCTCATGATTCCCTCCAGATCCAAAAACATTTCAGGGCCGTTTGGTGCGGTCGGGCCCGCGGCCCGCCGCCGTATGCCATGCAGTTGTGAAAATTATAGCAACGCCCGTGCCATTGCGCGTCGTTCCCCGCCCGCGCTGAGCGCGCAACAGGGGCTATCCGGGGTCCGCAGAGCCCCCAAAGCGACGGAAAAACCAAGGGCGGAGGGCCGCACAGGCGCCACGGCCTGGGCCTTTTGGGCCCCAGAGCTGCGGCTGGGCCAGAGCAACCGGCTGAAATCCTGGCCTTTTGCGCCGCAGGCGAACCGCAGCCCCCCCACGGCCACGCGCGCAGGATCGGGGCCGAGCCGCAAAAAAATCGGGCCGCAAAAAAATCGCGCGGCCGCCTCCCCGTGGGGGGAAATTTGCCGCCCGTTTGCGGGAAGGGGCTTGCGTCGGGACAGAAACCCCTCTATAGTCAGACCAGATTGCGCTTTTTTGCGCAAGGGAGGACGGGCGTGCGATTCCCCAGACCCCTACCCGGCGGCAGCTCGCTGGAGCTGACCAGTTTTTTCCTCAACCGCAGCCTGTGCAGCCGCATGCTCATGCTGGGCCTGCCTTTGCTGGCCGTGGTGCTGCTGCTCATCGTGCTGTTTACGGGCAAGGCCGTGGATACGGTCCTGAACCGCGCAATTGCGCGCAACGCCCAGCTCCAGACCCAGGCCATGCGCCTGGCCCTGGAAGAAACCCTGGCCGAAACCCGCAATCAGCTGCTCATCCTGGCCGCCGGGTCCATGGACCTTAAGGCCATGACCGATCGCTTCCGCTTCCGCGTGCGGACCAAGGGGCCGCGCTACCGGGAGGTGGCCTTTATGGGCCTCACCCCGGAAAGCCGCTATGTACTGCTCAACCACGAGGGCGCGGTCATCAGCGTTCCCCCCCAGGCGGCCCTGGCCAGCCCTACGGGGCCCTTCCACCACATGTGCGGCGAGCAGCGGCCGGGCTACGTCTCCGTAGGGCAGCCGCTGGAAGCGGTCTACCCTCTGGTGCCGGTGGGCAACGCGCTGCAGACCGTCACCCTCTATGTGCTGCGCTTCTCCACGCCGGTCTACGACGCCCAGGGCCATTTCGCGGGCTGCCTGCTCCTCTCCCTGGACCTGCACGAGCTGCGCGACACCATTTCAGCCTATTCCGCGCCTGAGGCCCCCATCGCCGCCGACGCGGAAACCCGGGTCCGCAGCCTGTTCTTCGACCGCGAAGGCTGGATGCTCTTCCAGTCCGAACCCAACGACGCGGCCCTGAACAAAAAAAGCCTGAACACGGACATCGTGCGGGCGGGCTTTGCGGGCGACTTCGGCAGGCCGGGCTTCAACCTGGCCTTCCGCCCGGGCCCGGACCACCTCAGCTACTGGAGCATGGTGGCGGACGTGCAGGAGGGCCGCTCCGGCCAGCTGCCCATGCGCGAAAGCGTCACCGTCTGGAGCAACGGGCAGATGCGCGTGGAGCGGGTCAGTTATGTGCCCGTGACCTTTCAGCCGGAAGTGGCGGCCCCGCCGGTGGTGCTGGGCGGCCTGGCCGTGCTGGACACCAGCTTCACCACCACCCGCGCGGGCATGCAGATCATGGGCATCTACATCGCCGCCTTCGGCGGCGGCTTTCTGCTGCTGGGCCTGAGCCTCTGGTGGCTGGCCCGCCAGATGAGCGGCTGCCTGCGCAGCGTCACCGGCCGCCTGCACGAACGCAACGCCGAGGACAGCGCAGCGCCCCTCAACCTTCCCCCCATGCCCGTAGAGCTGGAACGGCTGCGCACGGATATCGACGCCCTGCTGGAGCGGCTGCGCCAGGTCAGGGAACTCTGCCGCAGCCAGGAGGCGGAGCACAACGCCCAGTGGCGGCGCGAACCCGTGCTTGATCTGCCCCATCCGCAGGATCTGCCCGCCCACGGCCTGGTGGGCAATTCCCCGCCCATGCGCGCCCTCTACGAGCAGGTGCGCAAAGCCGCCCAGGTCTCGGCCGACGTGCTGGTAGTGGGCGAAACGGGCACGGGCAAGGAACTGGTCTCTGCAGCCATCCACCGCCTGAGCGCCCGGCACGCCGGGCCCTTCATCACCATCAACTGCGGCGCGCTGGACGAAAACCTGCTCATGGACACGCTCTTCGGCCACATCAAAGGAGCCTTCACCGAGGCCCGCCAAAGCCGCAAGGGGGCCTTCCTGGCGGCCTGCGGCGGCACCCTCATGCTGGACGAGGTGGGCAACGCCGCCCCCAAGGTGCAGCAGGCCCTCCTGCGGGCGCTCTCCACCCGCTGCATCCGCCCCCTGGGCAGCGACAAGGACGTGCCCTTCGATACCCGCATCATCGCCGCCACCAACGCCCCCCTGCTGGACGACGCCCGCAGCGGCGGCTTCCGCGAGGATCTCTACTACCGCCTGGCCGTCATCACCATCCACACCCCGCCCCTGCGCGAACGCCGGGAAGATATCCCCACCCTCACGGTCTGTTTTCTCACCGCCGCGCACGAGGCGGCGGCGCGCAAAGCCCTGGCCGAAGGCAAACCCGCCCCCGCGGGCCCGCCGCGCCTCAGCCGGGGCGCGCTGGCCCGGCTCATGGCCCACTCCTGGCCGGGCAACGTGCGCGAGCTCAAAAACACCCTCACCCGCGCCCTGGCCTTCTGCGAAGGGGACCTGCTGTACGAGGAAAATATCCAGCTGGCTTCGGCGGAAGCGCCGCGCCCCTTAAGCGACGCGCCCGCGCCGCCTGCCGCGGACCCGAACGCAGAGGCCCCCAAGGCCCCGGCCGCCCCCGACGCCGCCCGGCAAAGCCGGGAACCCGCCCCCGACGCCGGGGAAGCCGCGGAACGCAGCCAGCCCCCGGCCGAAACCGCCGCGCAGGCCCCCGGACCCGTGCAAAGGGGCGACGCCCTGCTCCTGGCGGCCCGTCAGGCCGGTCAGGAGAGCCGCCTTAACCGCCGCATTCTGCAGACCTGGCCGCAGCTGACGGCCAAAGGCAGCGTCAGTCGGCAGGAATACCAACGCCTGGCCGGCGGGGACATTTCCGTGCGCACGGCCCTTTACGACCTGCAGCTGCTGGTCAGCCTGGGCCTGCTGCGCCGCGAAGGCCGCGGCCCGGCCCAACGCTACCTGCTCACCGGCCTGGGGCAGGCCGCTTCCGGCGATCCGCCCCCGGCATAACGGCCCGCGCGCCCTGCCGCAGGCCTTGCGCGGTACGTTGCAGGGCTGCGGGCATCGCGCAATAGCCTTGCAACGCCCGCAGGCGCAATGCCAAGGCCTTCCTCCAGGAGGTTTCCATGCTTCCTTTACTGCGCAGATTTTTGAGCCGCACCCCGGCGCGGTCCGGACGCGAACAGGCCCTGGCCTCGTTCAACAGCCGGTACGAATCCTTCAAAGAACTGCTCCAGGCCAATGCGGATCTGGCGGGCGTGCTGGCGGCCCTGGACGCGGCCCAGCGCGGGGACAAGCGCATGGACGTGGGCCAGGTACGCAAAAACGCGCGCCGGGCCGTGGTCTTCAGCGAGCGCATGGCCACGGCCCTCAACCGTCTTGCCAGCGGCGGCCAGGCCGCCCTGCTGCAGGCCGTGCGGGCCCTGGGCGCCCGCATTGAAGCGGAGCTGACCCAGCACGCTCAGGGCGACGTAGCCCAGCTTGTCCTTTCTCTGGACGAGGTAGACGCCAGCATGGCCTACAGCGTGGGCGGCAAAAACGCCAATCTGGGCGAACTGCGCAACATGCTCTCCATGCCCGTGCCGCGCGGCTTTGCCATTACCATCCAGGCGGGCAACATCTTTCTGCTGCGCACGCCGGGCCTTTTCAAAAGTATTTACGACCTCCTGCGCTCTGTGGATCCGGACAAGCCCGAGGGCATTGCCGCCGTTTCCCGCCAGGTGGAGGCCCGCATTCTGGAGGCCCCCATGCCGCCGGAAGTGGAACAGGCCCTGCTGGGAGCCTGGGATGCGGCCTTTGCCCCGGACGCGGACGCCGTGGCCGCCCTGCGTTCCAGCGCCATCGCCGAAGACGGCGTGCAGTCCTTTGCCGGTCAGTACCGCAGCATCCTGGGCGTGACCCGCCAGGATCTGCTCACGGCCTTCCGCCGGGTCATGGCCAGCCTGTTTTCGCCGCGCGCCCTGGCCTACCGCGCCGGGCACGGCTATGCCCTGGACGCTACGGGCATGGGCCTGTGCTGTGTGGAGATGGTCCGGGCCAAGGCCGCAGGCGTGGCTTTTTCGCGCCACCCTGTGGATCTGCGCTCCAACTGCGTGGTCATCAACGGCCTCTGGGGCCTGGGCGAAATGGTGGTGGACGGCTCCGGCACCCCGGACCAGTGGCTGGTTTCGCGCGCCACAGGCAAAATCGCCAAGGCAACCATCGCCCACAAGGAAGTGCGCCTGCGCCTTTCCCGCACGCCCGGCGGCCTGGTGGAAAGCCTCCTGGAACCCGTGCCCGACGCCCTGCGCGACGTCCCCTGCCTGAGCGACGACCAGGCCCGCGCCCTGGCCCGCATGGTGCTGGACCTGGAACGCCACTACCAATACCCGCAGGACATGGAATGGGCCGTGGACGAGGACGACCAGATCGTCCTGCTGCAAACCCGGCCCATGGGCCTGGACAGCACGGCGGAGCTGGCCGTGGCGCCGGCCCTGGGGCACCTGCGGCCCCTGCTCGCCGGCGGGGACGTGGCCGCCAGGGGCGTGGGCTGCGGGCCTGTGGTGCCCGTGGCCGAAGGCGAGGACATGACCCACTTCCCCGAAGGCGCGGTCATGCTCCTGCCCCACTCCTCGCCCAACGCCATGGCGGCCATGCGCCGGGCCGCGGCCATTGTGGCGGAAACAGGCAGCCTTACCGGGCACATGGCCTCCCTGTGCCGGGAATTCGGCGTGCCCACAGTCATGAACCTGCCCGGGGCCGTCAGCCTGCTGACCCCCGGCCAGGTGGTGACCGTGGACGCCCTCTCCGGCCGGGTCTACAACGGCGAGGTGCCGGAGCTGCTGCCCCTGCGCCTGGTGCGCCCCAAAAGCCGGGCAGACACCCCGGCCCTCATGCTGCTCCGCCGGGTGACCCCCTACATCCTGCCCCTGCACCTGGTGGACCCCCAGGCCGCCACCTTTACGCCGCAGCACTGCACCTCCCTGCACGACGTCATGCGCTACGCCCATGAGCTGAGCTACAGCCAGATGTTTCAGATTTCGGACAGCGTAAGCGAAAAAGACGCGGGCCTGGCCTGCCGCCTCGCGGCCCCCCTCCCCCTGGACCTCTATATCATCGACCTGGGCGGCGGCCTGCGCCGCGC includes these proteins:
- a CDS encoding DVU0150 family protein, with protein sequence MSRLRKCWTWIAGCALMVAAMPSLALAAKKSADVVIVADTRKLDGILYWWAEMYNESHFFFAILTMIIIPVVGVIFGWLADLVMSHIGIDLKHRDLAEK
- a CDS encoding DUF4881 domain-containing protein, with protein sequence MKMQNLLLTLAMVGSLALLAGCNFDGGVEQGRCVAFDPAAKTVTIVVDVTHDQFNPHYSGGVHTFKLPAESKDMGPAPTPGGRLMIDLKKSAVLIYEPVSKSVRELPVQFTDVEKNIGADHPKVAGKTFPVVDKEQSSITVYSARLKALLTFKVPAEALDLPPYAWTAGHEVRVAFRNAEKGQAIRVMNVTKTNIFKK
- a CDS encoding sulfite exporter TauE/SafE family protein; its protein translation is MDWLYMLMPISGVHIFWPGLIILGLGVGIIGGFFGMGGAWMVTPGLNILGFPMAFAIGTDMAQMAGKSLISTMRHGKFGNVDYALGLTMLVGTIIGMELGAQMVMWLERLGSVDKVVRWLYVVLLFLLAWLVFHDIAARKRKEREALAQHKQLDSTATGVDWASRLQAIHIPPVVHYTHANITCSAWLPLIVSLFTGWLAGILGIGGGLIRMPALVYLVGCPTHLAVGTDLFEVAISGLYGAASYAYKGRVELLAALIMLCGAAIGAQIGVVATKYVKGYGIRFVFGLAVVGCLLSVLLKLLQAELPAWNWLLGLVATVVVLTLVTGISLYITVKMVQGAKAELAAKKRQPAAN
- a CDS encoding PEP/pyruvate-binding domain-containing protein, which codes for MLPLLRRFLSRTPARSGREQALASFNSRYESFKELLQANADLAGVLAALDAAQRGDKRMDVGQVRKNARRAVVFSERMATALNRLASGGQAALLQAVRALGARIEAELTQHAQGDVAQLVLSLDEVDASMAYSVGGKNANLGELRNMLSMPVPRGFAITIQAGNIFLLRTPGLFKSIYDLLRSVDPDKPEGIAAVSRQVEARILEAPMPPEVEQALLGAWDAAFAPDADAVAALRSSAIAEDGVQSFAGQYRSILGVTRQDLLTAFRRVMASLFSPRALAYRAGHGYALDATGMGLCCVEMVRAKAAGVAFSRHPVDLRSNCVVINGLWGLGEMVVDGSGTPDQWLVSRATGKIAKATIAHKEVRLRLSRTPGGLVESLLEPVPDALRDVPCLSDDQARALARMVLDLERHYQYPQDMEWAVDEDDQIVLLQTRPMGLDSTAELAVAPALGHLRPLLAGGDVAARGVGCGPVVPVAEGEDMTHFPEGAVMLLPHSSPNAMAAMRRAAAIVAETGSLTGHMASLCREFGVPTVMNLPGAVSLLTPGQVVTVDALSGRVYNGEVPELLPLRLVRPKSRADTPALMLLRRVTPYILPLHLVDPQAATFTPQHCTSLHDVMRYAHELSYSQMFQISDSVSEKDAGLACRLAAPLPLDLYIIDLGGGLRRAGRNAVTPEDVRSTPFHCLLGGMLNPAVQAHGPRPVNMRGFLSVVGQSVIGGNQETGSRFGQRSYAIVADRYLNFSSRVGYHYAIVDSWCGDTLSKNYIRFEFAGGAAGNVQRERRVRCIGLILQELGFTVNITGDRIRARFQKYPRHELCARLDQLGRLLIMTRQMDMLMVDEAAVQTYAANFLTGEYH
- a CDS encoding sigma-54-dependent transcriptional regulator — encoded protein: MRFPRPLPGGSSLELTSFFLNRSLCSRMLMLGLPLLAVVLLLIVLFTGKAVDTVLNRAIARNAQLQTQAMRLALEETLAETRNQLLILAAGSMDLKAMTDRFRFRVRTKGPRYREVAFMGLTPESRYVLLNHEGAVISVPPQAALASPTGPFHHMCGEQRPGYVSVGQPLEAVYPLVPVGNALQTVTLYVLRFSTPVYDAQGHFAGCLLLSLDLHELRDTISAYSAPEAPIAADAETRVRSLFFDREGWMLFQSEPNDAALNKKSLNTDIVRAGFAGDFGRPGFNLAFRPGPDHLSYWSMVADVQEGRSGQLPMRESVTVWSNGQMRVERVSYVPVTFQPEVAAPPVVLGGLAVLDTSFTTTRAGMQIMGIYIAAFGGGFLLLGLSLWWLARQMSGCLRSVTGRLHERNAEDSAAPLNLPPMPVELERLRTDIDALLERLRQVRELCRSQEAEHNAQWRREPVLDLPHPQDLPAHGLVGNSPPMRALYEQVRKAAQVSADVLVVGETGTGKELVSAAIHRLSARHAGPFITINCGALDENLLMDTLFGHIKGAFTEARQSRKGAFLAACGGTLMLDEVGNAAPKVQQALLRALSTRCIRPLGSDKDVPFDTRIIAATNAPLLDDARSGGFREDLYYRLAVITIHTPPLRERREDIPTLTVCFLTAAHEAAARKALAEGKPAPAGPPRLSRGALARLMAHSWPGNVRELKNTLTRALAFCEGDLLYEENIQLASAEAPRPLSDAPAPPAADPNAEAPKAPAAPDAARQSREPAPDAGEAAERSQPPAETAAQAPGPVQRGDALLLAARQAGQESRLNRRILQTWPQLTAKGSVSRQEYQRLAGGDISVRTALYDLQLLVSLGLLRREGRGPAQRYLLTGLGQAASGDPPPA